In Gadus chalcogrammus isolate NIFS_2021 chromosome 1, NIFS_Gcha_1.0, whole genome shotgun sequence, one DNA window encodes the following:
- the LOC130387251 gene encoding guanylin-like, whose translation MKWIIAVAVAAAVLHVASCTVTVRVGQYEYPLQSVKMLWRLVATARGYRSEAQGGMPAVCSQPALPHVFTPLCRDPNAGKLFAELVSLATRSNSCEICASPACYGC comes from the exons ATGAAGTGGATCATCGCCGTGGCCGTAGCCGCCGCCGTCCTACACGTGGCCTCCTGCACTGTCACCGTCAGG GTGGGGCAGTACGAGTATCCTCTGCAGAGTGTGAAGATGCTATGGCGTCTGGTTGCGACGGCCCGCGGGTATCGAAGTGAGGCCCAGGGCGGCATGCCCGCCGTGTGCTCCCAACCCGCCCTGCCGCACGTCTTCACACCCCTGTGTCGGGACCCCAACGCCGGGAAGCTCTTCGCCGAACTAG TGAGTCTGGCCACCAGGTCGAACTCTTGTGAGATCTGCGCATCGCCAGCCTGCTACGGCTGTTGA